In Pseudoliparis swirei isolate HS2019 ecotype Mariana Trench chromosome 2, NWPU_hadal_v1, whole genome shotgun sequence, the following are encoded in one genomic region:
- the ildr2 gene encoding immunoglobulin-like domain-containing receptor 2 isoform X2: MNFYRLALFLGASVCACDGVHVTVREKQRFAMLFQSVVLPCQYQTASTQAPVVQWWYKSYCRDRTRESFTLPESLGVQASELGATSHLECSDSSRTVRVVASAQGPSMTLAEHYKGRDIAIVNKADLRIGELQWGDSGVYFCKVVIADDLEGKNEAQLELLVLGRTGPQDDILPEFDVEIMPEWVFVGAVGLGSVLFLLLLGICWCQCCPHSCCCYVSCCCCPDTCCCPRRLYEAGKMAKSGLPAQVPVYPYYIPGVPTVVPLAPSSHADTKIASIPSVENNLVGARTGYRLKASPDQDSMKVLYYIEKELAQFPSAKMAAFKPVSLSELSSLHDGGNADFRHTYQTVQMKALPPIADLDEQSVRRAAPPAQSRRARRVRRNHSDDELDRRWNPHSEHLQRKMLGRRGRTGSLDELEDFAESYGSRGRRAEPPDRVYERDYSPPRRLYRDEEDDCVRRSPSPLPHKRRDTWDSDRPCRAPQGKGYDDTFLSSVLDSKTRGRGRDRGACRPDEDSDTPSKGSSRGKAGGSYYSRSPSNRPEEEDPLPPYSEREREAEREAERYRRADPTTDRYRTAEPPRSEQYRTSEPAMRPFSYTRPHQGTQHTLQPGAREERDRSRNLFPQDFVYL, translated from the exons tgtgtgcgtgcgatGGCGTGCACGTCACAGTGCGGGAGAAGCAGCGGTTTGCGATGCTCTTCCAGTCCGTCGTCCTCCCGTGTCAGTACCAAACCGCCTCCACCCAGGCCCCGGTGGTGCAGTGGTGGTACAAGTCCTACTGCCGAGACCGCACACGGGAGTCCTTCACCCTGCCCGAGAGTCTGGGGGTCCAGGCCTCAGAGCTAGGCGCCACGTCCCACCTGGAGTGCTCCGACAGCAGCCGCACGGTCCGGGTGGTGGCCTCGGCGCAGGGACCCTCCATGACGCTGGCGGAGCACTACAAAGGAAGAGACATCGCCATCGTCAACa AAGCAGACCTGCGCATCGGGGAGCTGCAGTGGGGGGACAGCGGAGTGTACTTCTGCAAAGTCGTCATTGCTGATGATCTGGAGGGGAAGAATGAGGCCCAGCTGGAGTTACTGGTGCTCG gcAGGACAGGTCCGCAGGACGATATCCTACCTGAGTTTGATGTGGAGATTATGCCAG AGTGGGTGTTTGTGGGAGCTGTCGGCCTGGGCAGTGTCTTGTTCCTGTTATTGTTGGGGATCTGCTGGTGCCAGTGTTGTCCTCACTCCTGCTGCTGCTacgtcagctgctgctgctgcccagaCACCTGCTGCTGTCCACGGCGCT TGTACGAGGCAGGGAAGATGGCGAAGAGTGGACTGCCTGCTCAGGTTCCTGTGTATCCCTACTACATTCCTGGTGTTCCTACTGTTGTTCCTCTTGCCCCGTCGTCCCACGCGGACACAAAGATCGCCTCCATTCCCTCAGTGGAGAATAACCTGGTTGGAG ccCGCACTGGTTATCGACTGAAAGCcagtccagaccaggactcaATGAAAGTTCTGTACTACATTGAGAAGGAGCTGGCTCAGTTTCCCTCTGCCAAGATGGCTGCATTTAAAC CCGTGAGCCTCTCTGAGCTGAGCTCTCTGCACGACGGAGGCAACGCCGACTTCAGACACACCTATCAGACGGTGCAGATGAAGGCGCTCCCGCCCATCGCGGACCTCGACGAACAGTCAGTGCGGAGAGCAGCTCCGCCTGCACAGAGTCGAAGGGCCAGACGGGTCAGACGCAACCACTCGGACGACGAGCTGGACAGAAG GTGGAACCCGCACTCCGAGCACCTGCAGAGGAAGATGTTGGGCAGAAGAGGGCGCACTGGCTCCCTGGACGAGTTGGAGGATTTCGCCGAGTCTTACGGCTCCCGAGGCCGCCGCGCCGAGCCTCCGGACCGGGTCTACGAGCGGGATTACAGCCCTCCCAGGCGTTTGTACAGAGATGAGGAGGACGACTGCGTCCGCCGTAGCCCCTCCCCTTTACCGCACAAGAGGAGGGACACATGGGACAGCGATCGTCCCTGTCGAGCGCCCCAAGGCAAAGGATACGACGACACCTTCCTCAGCAGTGTGTTGGACAGCAAGACGAGGGGCCGGGGGAGGGACAGAGGGGCTTGTCGACCGGACGAGGACAGTGACACTCCCTCTAAAGGCAGCTCCAGGGGCAAGGCCGGCGGTAGTTACTACAGCCGGTCGCCTAGCAACcgtccggaggaggaggacccttTGCCTCCGTACTCTGAGCGGGAGCGGGAGGCGGAGCGGGAGGCGGAGCGGTACCGCAGGGCCGACCCGACGACGGACCGGTACCGCACTGCAGAGCCTCCCAGATCAGAGCAATACAGGACCAGTGAGCCCGCCATGAGGCCTTTCAGCTACACCCGCCCCCACCAGGGAACGCAGCACACACTACAACCGGGGGCCCGAGAGGAGAGGGACAGGAGCCGGAACCTG TTCCCACAGGATTTTGTTTATCTGTGA
- the ildr2 gene encoding immunoglobulin-like domain-containing receptor 2 isoform X1, whose protein sequence is MNFYRLALFLGASVCACDGVHVTVREKQRFAMLFQSVVLPCQYQTASTQAPVVQWWYKSYCRDRTRESFTLPESLGVQASELGATSHLECSDSSRTVRVVASAQGPSMTLAEHYKGRDIAIVNKADLRIGELQWGDSGVYFCKVVIADDLEGKNEAQLELLVLGRTGPQDDILPEFDVEIMPEWVFVGAVGLGSVLFLLLLGICWCQCCPHSCCCYVSCCCCPDTCCCPRRLYEAGKMAKSGLPAQVPVYPYYIPGVPTVVPLAPSSHADTKIASIPSVENNLVGARTGYRLKASPDQDSMKVLYYIEKELAQFPSAKMAAFKPVSLSELSSLHDGGNADFRHTYQTVQMKALPPIADLDEQSVRRAAPPAQSRRARRVRRNHSDDELDRRWNPHSEHLQRKMLGRRGRTGSLDELEDFAESYGSRGRRAEPPDRVYERDYSPPRRLYRDEEDDCVRRSPSPLPHKRRDTWDSDRPCRAPQGKGYDDTFLSSVLDSKTRGRGRDRGACRPDEDSDTPSKGSSRGKAGGSYYSRSPSNRPEEEDPLPPYSEREREAEREAERYRRADPTTDRYRTAEPPRSEQYRTSEPAMRPFSYTRPHQGTQHTLQPGAREERDRSRNLSTAPSRDSLIV, encoded by the exons tgtgtgcgtgcgatGGCGTGCACGTCACAGTGCGGGAGAAGCAGCGGTTTGCGATGCTCTTCCAGTCCGTCGTCCTCCCGTGTCAGTACCAAACCGCCTCCACCCAGGCCCCGGTGGTGCAGTGGTGGTACAAGTCCTACTGCCGAGACCGCACACGGGAGTCCTTCACCCTGCCCGAGAGTCTGGGGGTCCAGGCCTCAGAGCTAGGCGCCACGTCCCACCTGGAGTGCTCCGACAGCAGCCGCACGGTCCGGGTGGTGGCCTCGGCGCAGGGACCCTCCATGACGCTGGCGGAGCACTACAAAGGAAGAGACATCGCCATCGTCAACa AAGCAGACCTGCGCATCGGGGAGCTGCAGTGGGGGGACAGCGGAGTGTACTTCTGCAAAGTCGTCATTGCTGATGATCTGGAGGGGAAGAATGAGGCCCAGCTGGAGTTACTGGTGCTCG gcAGGACAGGTCCGCAGGACGATATCCTACCTGAGTTTGATGTGGAGATTATGCCAG AGTGGGTGTTTGTGGGAGCTGTCGGCCTGGGCAGTGTCTTGTTCCTGTTATTGTTGGGGATCTGCTGGTGCCAGTGTTGTCCTCACTCCTGCTGCTGCTacgtcagctgctgctgctgcccagaCACCTGCTGCTGTCCACGGCGCT TGTACGAGGCAGGGAAGATGGCGAAGAGTGGACTGCCTGCTCAGGTTCCTGTGTATCCCTACTACATTCCTGGTGTTCCTACTGTTGTTCCTCTTGCCCCGTCGTCCCACGCGGACACAAAGATCGCCTCCATTCCCTCAGTGGAGAATAACCTGGTTGGAG ccCGCACTGGTTATCGACTGAAAGCcagtccagaccaggactcaATGAAAGTTCTGTACTACATTGAGAAGGAGCTGGCTCAGTTTCCCTCTGCCAAGATGGCTGCATTTAAAC CCGTGAGCCTCTCTGAGCTGAGCTCTCTGCACGACGGAGGCAACGCCGACTTCAGACACACCTATCAGACGGTGCAGATGAAGGCGCTCCCGCCCATCGCGGACCTCGACGAACAGTCAGTGCGGAGAGCAGCTCCGCCTGCACAGAGTCGAAGGGCCAGACGGGTCAGACGCAACCACTCGGACGACGAGCTGGACAGAAG GTGGAACCCGCACTCCGAGCACCTGCAGAGGAAGATGTTGGGCAGAAGAGGGCGCACTGGCTCCCTGGACGAGTTGGAGGATTTCGCCGAGTCTTACGGCTCCCGAGGCCGCCGCGCCGAGCCTCCGGACCGGGTCTACGAGCGGGATTACAGCCCTCCCAGGCGTTTGTACAGAGATGAGGAGGACGACTGCGTCCGCCGTAGCCCCTCCCCTTTACCGCACAAGAGGAGGGACACATGGGACAGCGATCGTCCCTGTCGAGCGCCCCAAGGCAAAGGATACGACGACACCTTCCTCAGCAGTGTGTTGGACAGCAAGACGAGGGGCCGGGGGAGGGACAGAGGGGCTTGTCGACCGGACGAGGACAGTGACACTCCCTCTAAAGGCAGCTCCAGGGGCAAGGCCGGCGGTAGTTACTACAGCCGGTCGCCTAGCAACcgtccggaggaggaggacccttTGCCTCCGTACTCTGAGCGGGAGCGGGAGGCGGAGCGGGAGGCGGAGCGGTACCGCAGGGCCGACCCGACGACGGACCGGTACCGCACTGCAGAGCCTCCCAGATCAGAGCAATACAGGACCAGTGAGCCCGCCATGAGGCCTTTCAGCTACACCCGCCCCCACCAGGGAACGCAGCACACACTACAACCGGGGGCCCGAGAGGAGAGGGACAGGAGCCGGAACCTG AGCACTGCACCGAGCAGGGACTCTCTCATAGTGTGA
- the ildr2 gene encoding immunoglobulin-like domain-containing receptor 2 isoform X4: MNFYRLALFLGASVCACDGVHVTVREKQRFAMLFQSVVLPCQYQTASTQAPVVQWWYKSYCRDRTRESFTLPESLGVQASELGATSHLECSDSSRTVRVVASAQGPSMTLAEHYKGRDIAIVNKADLRIGELQWGDSGVYFCKVVIADDLEGKNEAQLELLVLGRTGPQDDILPEFDVEIMPEWVFVGAVGLGSVLFLLLLGICWCQCCPHSCCCYVSCCCCPDTCCCPRRLYEAGKMAKSGLPAQVPVYPYYIPGVPTVVPLAPSSHADTKIASIPSVENNLVGAVSLSELSSLHDGGNADFRHTYQTVQMKALPPIADLDEQSVRRAAPPAQSRRARRVRRNHSDDELDRRWNPHSEHLQRKMLGRRGRTGSLDELEDFAESYGSRGRRAEPPDRVYERDYSPPRRLYRDEEDDCVRRSPSPLPHKRRDTWDSDRPCRAPQGKGYDDTFLSSVLDSKTRGRGRDRGACRPDEDSDTPSKGSSRGKAGGSYYSRSPSNRPEEEDPLPPYSEREREAEREAERYRRADPTTDRYRTAEPPRSEQYRTSEPAMRPFSYTRPHQGTQHTLQPGAREERDRSRNLSTAPSRDSLIV; this comes from the exons tgtgtgcgtgcgatGGCGTGCACGTCACAGTGCGGGAGAAGCAGCGGTTTGCGATGCTCTTCCAGTCCGTCGTCCTCCCGTGTCAGTACCAAACCGCCTCCACCCAGGCCCCGGTGGTGCAGTGGTGGTACAAGTCCTACTGCCGAGACCGCACACGGGAGTCCTTCACCCTGCCCGAGAGTCTGGGGGTCCAGGCCTCAGAGCTAGGCGCCACGTCCCACCTGGAGTGCTCCGACAGCAGCCGCACGGTCCGGGTGGTGGCCTCGGCGCAGGGACCCTCCATGACGCTGGCGGAGCACTACAAAGGAAGAGACATCGCCATCGTCAACa AAGCAGACCTGCGCATCGGGGAGCTGCAGTGGGGGGACAGCGGAGTGTACTTCTGCAAAGTCGTCATTGCTGATGATCTGGAGGGGAAGAATGAGGCCCAGCTGGAGTTACTGGTGCTCG gcAGGACAGGTCCGCAGGACGATATCCTACCTGAGTTTGATGTGGAGATTATGCCAG AGTGGGTGTTTGTGGGAGCTGTCGGCCTGGGCAGTGTCTTGTTCCTGTTATTGTTGGGGATCTGCTGGTGCCAGTGTTGTCCTCACTCCTGCTGCTGCTacgtcagctgctgctgctgcccagaCACCTGCTGCTGTCCACGGCGCT TGTACGAGGCAGGGAAGATGGCGAAGAGTGGACTGCCTGCTCAGGTTCCTGTGTATCCCTACTACATTCCTGGTGTTCCTACTGTTGTTCCTCTTGCCCCGTCGTCCCACGCGGACACAAAGATCGCCTCCATTCCCTCAGTGGAGAATAACCTGGTTGGAG CCGTGAGCCTCTCTGAGCTGAGCTCTCTGCACGACGGAGGCAACGCCGACTTCAGACACACCTATCAGACGGTGCAGATGAAGGCGCTCCCGCCCATCGCGGACCTCGACGAACAGTCAGTGCGGAGAGCAGCTCCGCCTGCACAGAGTCGAAGGGCCAGACGGGTCAGACGCAACCACTCGGACGACGAGCTGGACAGAAG GTGGAACCCGCACTCCGAGCACCTGCAGAGGAAGATGTTGGGCAGAAGAGGGCGCACTGGCTCCCTGGACGAGTTGGAGGATTTCGCCGAGTCTTACGGCTCCCGAGGCCGCCGCGCCGAGCCTCCGGACCGGGTCTACGAGCGGGATTACAGCCCTCCCAGGCGTTTGTACAGAGATGAGGAGGACGACTGCGTCCGCCGTAGCCCCTCCCCTTTACCGCACAAGAGGAGGGACACATGGGACAGCGATCGTCCCTGTCGAGCGCCCCAAGGCAAAGGATACGACGACACCTTCCTCAGCAGTGTGTTGGACAGCAAGACGAGGGGCCGGGGGAGGGACAGAGGGGCTTGTCGACCGGACGAGGACAGTGACACTCCCTCTAAAGGCAGCTCCAGGGGCAAGGCCGGCGGTAGTTACTACAGCCGGTCGCCTAGCAACcgtccggaggaggaggacccttTGCCTCCGTACTCTGAGCGGGAGCGGGAGGCGGAGCGGGAGGCGGAGCGGTACCGCAGGGCCGACCCGACGACGGACCGGTACCGCACTGCAGAGCCTCCCAGATCAGAGCAATACAGGACCAGTGAGCCCGCCATGAGGCCTTTCAGCTACACCCGCCCCCACCAGGGAACGCAGCACACACTACAACCGGGGGCCCGAGAGGAGAGGGACAGGAGCCGGAACCTG AGCACTGCACCGAGCAGGGACTCTCTCATAGTGTGA
- the ildr2 gene encoding immunoglobulin-like domain-containing receptor 2 isoform X3 gives MNFYRLALFLGASVCACDGVHVTVREKQRFAMLFQSVVLPCQYQTASTQAPVVQWWYKSYCRDRTRESFTLPESLGVQASELGATSHLECSDSSRTVRVVASAQGPSMTLAEHYKGRDIAIVNKADLRIGELQWGDSGVYFCKVVIADDLEGKNEAQLELLVLEWVFVGAVGLGSVLFLLLLGICWCQCCPHSCCCYVSCCCCPDTCCCPRRLYEAGKMAKSGLPAQVPVYPYYIPGVPTVVPLAPSSHADTKIASIPSVENNLVGARTGYRLKASPDQDSMKVLYYIEKELAQFPSAKMAAFKPVSLSELSSLHDGGNADFRHTYQTVQMKALPPIADLDEQSVRRAAPPAQSRRARRVRRNHSDDELDRRWNPHSEHLQRKMLGRRGRTGSLDELEDFAESYGSRGRRAEPPDRVYERDYSPPRRLYRDEEDDCVRRSPSPLPHKRRDTWDSDRPCRAPQGKGYDDTFLSSVLDSKTRGRGRDRGACRPDEDSDTPSKGSSRGKAGGSYYSRSPSNRPEEEDPLPPYSEREREAEREAERYRRADPTTDRYRTAEPPRSEQYRTSEPAMRPFSYTRPHQGTQHTLQPGAREERDRSRNLSTAPSRDSLIV, from the exons tgtgtgcgtgcgatGGCGTGCACGTCACAGTGCGGGAGAAGCAGCGGTTTGCGATGCTCTTCCAGTCCGTCGTCCTCCCGTGTCAGTACCAAACCGCCTCCACCCAGGCCCCGGTGGTGCAGTGGTGGTACAAGTCCTACTGCCGAGACCGCACACGGGAGTCCTTCACCCTGCCCGAGAGTCTGGGGGTCCAGGCCTCAGAGCTAGGCGCCACGTCCCACCTGGAGTGCTCCGACAGCAGCCGCACGGTCCGGGTGGTGGCCTCGGCGCAGGGACCCTCCATGACGCTGGCGGAGCACTACAAAGGAAGAGACATCGCCATCGTCAACa AAGCAGACCTGCGCATCGGGGAGCTGCAGTGGGGGGACAGCGGAGTGTACTTCTGCAAAGTCGTCATTGCTGATGATCTGGAGGGGAAGAATGAGGCCCAGCTGGAGTTACTGGTGCTCG AGTGGGTGTTTGTGGGAGCTGTCGGCCTGGGCAGTGTCTTGTTCCTGTTATTGTTGGGGATCTGCTGGTGCCAGTGTTGTCCTCACTCCTGCTGCTGCTacgtcagctgctgctgctgcccagaCACCTGCTGCTGTCCACGGCGCT TGTACGAGGCAGGGAAGATGGCGAAGAGTGGACTGCCTGCTCAGGTTCCTGTGTATCCCTACTACATTCCTGGTGTTCCTACTGTTGTTCCTCTTGCCCCGTCGTCCCACGCGGACACAAAGATCGCCTCCATTCCCTCAGTGGAGAATAACCTGGTTGGAG ccCGCACTGGTTATCGACTGAAAGCcagtccagaccaggactcaATGAAAGTTCTGTACTACATTGAGAAGGAGCTGGCTCAGTTTCCCTCTGCCAAGATGGCTGCATTTAAAC CCGTGAGCCTCTCTGAGCTGAGCTCTCTGCACGACGGAGGCAACGCCGACTTCAGACACACCTATCAGACGGTGCAGATGAAGGCGCTCCCGCCCATCGCGGACCTCGACGAACAGTCAGTGCGGAGAGCAGCTCCGCCTGCACAGAGTCGAAGGGCCAGACGGGTCAGACGCAACCACTCGGACGACGAGCTGGACAGAAG GTGGAACCCGCACTCCGAGCACCTGCAGAGGAAGATGTTGGGCAGAAGAGGGCGCACTGGCTCCCTGGACGAGTTGGAGGATTTCGCCGAGTCTTACGGCTCCCGAGGCCGCCGCGCCGAGCCTCCGGACCGGGTCTACGAGCGGGATTACAGCCCTCCCAGGCGTTTGTACAGAGATGAGGAGGACGACTGCGTCCGCCGTAGCCCCTCCCCTTTACCGCACAAGAGGAGGGACACATGGGACAGCGATCGTCCCTGTCGAGCGCCCCAAGGCAAAGGATACGACGACACCTTCCTCAGCAGTGTGTTGGACAGCAAGACGAGGGGCCGGGGGAGGGACAGAGGGGCTTGTCGACCGGACGAGGACAGTGACACTCCCTCTAAAGGCAGCTCCAGGGGCAAGGCCGGCGGTAGTTACTACAGCCGGTCGCCTAGCAACcgtccggaggaggaggacccttTGCCTCCGTACTCTGAGCGGGAGCGGGAGGCGGAGCGGGAGGCGGAGCGGTACCGCAGGGCCGACCCGACGACGGACCGGTACCGCACTGCAGAGCCTCCCAGATCAGAGCAATACAGGACCAGTGAGCCCGCCATGAGGCCTTTCAGCTACACCCGCCCCCACCAGGGAACGCAGCACACACTACAACCGGGGGCCCGAGAGGAGAGGGACAGGAGCCGGAACCTG AGCACTGCACCGAGCAGGGACTCTCTCATAGTGTGA